A window of Oncorhynchus tshawytscha isolate Ot180627B linkage group LG10, Otsh_v2.0, whole genome shotgun sequence contains these coding sequences:
- the LOC112240609 gene encoding early growth response protein 4-like produces MLFTEEDIFMSEFEDACSAWVDSVSSGSDGTDSDVGSPAQQGCVLSPGTDGSDSDFFSDLNDCSSDSLSPPLAYTGSFYTEPLPGTVPPCSTEALLNMITEIVGICTVEDQATSETPSASLPVSATPCSTMSVASPPIYSPSMESVSSAYWSQDLTEIPSPSSGVDIQTPTAAPVVVKNEFNSNCDGCDNDHFSHPGQDAFSPGSLEQLFPLSGQSLDHQVDVKELLDSLLLTDIKTECIIKQEPCYVGDWAQNYPVPVNGSYVNDSFLVKTEPLEFQTGASGPQQLDACSDLAAFTASLSSSSLDAILSSLLPSVFPRSRGVHATAGASKATARTGAVKVKPFPCPIIGCERRFSRSDELNRHVRIHTGHKPFQCAICLRSFSRSDHLTTHTRTHTGEKPFSCEVCGKRFARSDERKRHGRVHVKQQLKAQMMAAYHLAFPGEV; encoded by the exons ATGCTGTTCACAGAGGAAGACATCTTCATGTCAGAGTTCGAGGACGCGTGCAGCGCCTGGGTGGACAGTGTCAGCTCAGGCAGTGACGGTACAGACTCTGATGTCGGATCTCCAGCACAACAAG gTTGTGTGTTATCCCCGGGGACCGACGGGTCTGATTCGGATTTCTTCTCCGACCTGAATGACTGTTCCTCAGACAGCCTGTCGCCTCCTCTTGCCTACACCGGGAGCTTCTACACGGAGCCGTTACCAGGCACGGTGCCACCCTGCAGCACAGAAGCCCTGCTCAACATGATCACGGAGATAGTTGGGATCTGCACGGTGGAGGACCAGGCGACCAGCGAGACtccgtctgcctccctccccgtctctgcCACACCCTGCTCGACCATGAGCGTTGCCTCTCCCCCTATTTACTCTCCCTCCATGGAGTCTGTCTCCAGCGCATACTGGAGCCAGGATCTGACCGAgattccttctccttcctccggGGTGGACATTCAGACTCCCACCGCTGCCCCTGTGGTGGTCAAGAACGAGTTCAACAGCAACTGTGACGGCTGCGACAACGACCACTTCTCCCACCCTGGTCAGGATGCCTTCTCCCCGGGCAGCTTGGAGCAGCTGTTCCCGTTGTCTGGTCAGTCTCTGGATCACCAGGTAGATGTAAAGGAGCTTCTGGACTCTCTGCTGCTGACTGACATTAAGACAGAGTGTATCATCAAACAGGAGCCGTGCTACGTGGGAGACTGGGCTCAGAATTACCCTGTACCTGTTAACGGGAGCTACGTCAACGATAGCTTTCTGGTCAAAACGGAGCCTCTGGAGTTCCAGACTGGGGCCTCAGGGCCGCAGCAGCTGGACGCATGCAGCGACCTGGCGGCCTTCaccgcctctctctcctcctcctccctggatgccatcctctcctccctgctgcccaGCGTGTTCCCGAGGAGCAGGGGCGTGCACGCCACCGCTGGAGCAAGTAAAGCGACGGCCCGCACCGGGGCCGTGAAGGTGAAGCCGTTCCCGTGTCCAATAATCGGCTGTGAGAGGCGTTTCTCGCGCTCCGACGAGCTCAACCGCCACGTGCGCATCCACACGGGCCACAAGCCATTCCAGTGCGCAATCTGCCTGCGCAGTTTCAGCAGGAGCGACCACCTGaccacgcacacgcgcacgcacactggagagaaacctttctCTTGCGAGGTGTGCGGGAAGCGGTTCGCGCGCAGCGACGAGAGGAAGAGGCATGGACGCGTGCACGTGAAGCAGCAGCTGAAAGCTCAGATGATGGCAGCCTATCATCTGGCTTTCCCCGGTGAAGTTTGA